One window from the genome of Kaistella carnis encodes:
- the coaE gene encoding dephospho-CoA kinase (Dephospho-CoA kinase (CoaE) performs the final step in coenzyme A biosynthesis.), translating to MIEEEPEPEPREKTKIIGITGGIGSGKSTVSKYIEEAGFPVYFSDIRAKTIVNDDPQLQQQIKELLGEKSYDESGFYDRKYVGDLVFEDEELLLKLNSLIHPAVKVDFEKWVSEQTTAFVFKETAILFELKLNETCFKSVLVTADDNCRLKRVMDRDNKTYREVETIMLRQMPEKDKVKLADYVIYNNEGLEELKEETYKVLDEIKAL from the coding sequence ATGATAGAAGAAGAACCTGAACCCGAACCCAGGGAAAAGACAAAGATTATTGGAATAACCGGTGGAATTGGCTCCGGAAAATCAACCGTATCGAAATATATTGAAGAAGCAGGTTTTCCTGTTTATTTTTCCGATATCCGCGCGAAAACAATTGTGAATGATGACCCACAACTTCAGCAGCAGATCAAAGAACTCTTGGGTGAAAAATCCTATGATGAAAGTGGCTTCTATGATAGAAAATACGTAGGTGATCTTGTTTTCGAAGACGAAGAATTATTGTTGAAACTCAATTCACTGATTCATCCTGCGGTGAAAGTTGATTTTGAAAAATGGGTATCTGAGCAAACGACAGCGTTTGTTTTTAAAGAAACAGCCATTTTATTTGAATTGAAATTAAATGAAACTTGTTTTAAATCTGTTTTGGTGACGGCGGATGATAACTGCAGACTGAAACGCGTGATGGATCGCGACAACAAAACGTATCGCGAAGTTGAAACCATCATGTTGAGACAAATGCCTGAAAAAGACAAAGTGAAACTGGCTGATTATGTTATATATAACAACGAAGGTCTGGAAGAGTTAAAGGAAGAAACTTACAAAGTTCTGGACGAAATTAAAGCCTTATAA
- a CDS encoding MBL fold metallo-hydrolase, which yields MKLYPIQCGKFKLDGGAMFGVVPKTLWQRTNPADENNLIELGTRSLLVEDGKKLILIDCGLGNKQDDKFFGHYSLWGDDTLDKNLKKYGFVKEDITDVFLTHLHFDHCGGAIEWNDDRTGYRPAFKNAHFWTNEEHWKWATEPNPREKASFLKENILPMQESGQLNFLPTPKSGNYGFAPDLKMDVIFVDGHTEKQMLPVIQYQEKTIVFAADLIPTVGHIPQVYVMGYDTRPLLTMEEKAKFLKQCVDNEYLLFFEHDAHNELASLKMTEKGIRLDETFSMNEVFGY from the coding sequence ATGAAACTCTATCCTATACAGTGCGGAAAATTTAAATTAGATGGTGGTGCCATGTTTGGTGTGGTGCCGAAAACGCTTTGGCAACGGACAAATCCGGCTGATGAAAATAATTTGATTGAATTGGGAACGCGTTCACTTTTGGTGGAAGACGGTAAAAAACTGATCCTCATCGATTGTGGTTTAGGCAATAAACAGGACGATAAATTCTTTGGTCATTACTCCCTTTGGGGCGATGATACTTTGGATAAAAACCTGAAAAAATATGGTTTTGTAAAAGAAGATATTACGGATGTTTTTTTGACGCATCTTCATTTTGATCATTGTGGTGGAGCGATCGAGTGGAATGACGACCGAACCGGTTACAGACCTGCTTTTAAAAACGCACACTTCTGGACCAACGAAGAACACTGGAAATGGGCAACTGAACCTAATCCGAGAGAAAAGGCAAGTTTTTTGAAGGAGAATATTCTGCCGATGCAGGAAAGCGGACAATTGAATTTTTTGCCAACCCCGAAAAGTGGGAATTACGGTTTTGCTCCAGATTTGAAAATGGATGTTATTTTTGTTGATGGACACACCGAAAAACAAATGCTTCCCGTGATTCAGTATCAGGAAAAAACGATTGTTTTTGCGGCAGATTTAATTCCGACTGTCGGGCATATTCCACAGGTTTATGTAATGGGTTATGATACGCGTCCACTTTTAACAATGGAAGAAAAAGCCAAATTTTTAAAACAATGCGTTGATAATGAATATTTACTGTTTTTTGAACATGATGCGCACAACGAATTGGCGAGTTTGAAAATGACGGAGAAAGGAATTAGATTAGATGAAACCTTCAGCATGAATGAAGTTTTTGGTTATTAA
- a CDS encoding GxxExxY protein, whose protein sequence is MKRLFRLDLLIENKVVIEIKAVPEINSYHTYQLLNYLRITGFKLGMILNFHSLLFKDGVKRIANKL, encoded by the coding sequence TTGAAAAGGCTTTTTAGATTGGATTTATTAATTGAGAATAAAGTAGTAATAGAGATTAAAGCTGTTCCTGAGATTAATAGTTATCATACCTATCAACTTTTAAATTATTTAAGAATTACAGGATTTAAACTGGGAATGATTTTAAACTTTCACTCATTATTGTTTAAAGATGGTGTTAAAAGAATAGCTAATAAATTATAG
- a CDS encoding GxxExxY protein, whose amino-acid sequence MNENEILKVVFESGLKIHRKLGIGLYEAVYEECLVYELKRNGLKVEKQKDISVEYEGLIIEKAF is encoded by the coding sequence ATGAATGAAAATGAAATTTTAAAAGTTGTATTTGAGTCGGGGTTAAAAATTCATCGTAAACTTGGAATTGGATTGTATGAAGCGGTTTATGAAGAATGTTTGGTTTATGAATTAAAGAGGAACGGTTTAAAAGTTGAAAAACAAAAAGACATTTCAGTTGAATATGAAGGATTGATTATTGAAAAGGCTTTTTAG
- the ruvB gene encoding Holliday junction branch migration DNA helicase RuvB, which translates to MSDFLHPDKENFSEDELMHEEKIRPQSFQDFAGQRKTLDNLEVFVAAAKNRGGALDHVLLHGPPGLGKTTLANIIANELGVGCKITSGPVLDKPGSLAGLLTNLEENDVLFIDEIHRLSPIVEEYLYSAMEDYKIDIMLESGPNARSVQIGLNPFTLVGATTRSGMLTKPMLARFGIQSRLEYYTIELLSMIIERSARVLDIKIYEDAAMEIARRSRGTPRIANALLRRVRDFAEIKGNGEIEINITKYALNSLNVDEFGLDDMDNRIMRVMIENFRGKPVGISALATSIGENPETLEEVYEPFLIQEGFIIRTPRGREVTEKAYKHLNISIPKRPDELF; encoded by the coding sequence ATGTCAGATTTCTTACACCCAGATAAAGAGAATTTTTCCGAAGATGAATTAATGCATGAGGAGAAAATCCGTCCGCAAAGTTTTCAGGATTTTGCGGGACAGCGCAAAACCTTGGATAATTTGGAAGTATTTGTCGCAGCTGCGAAAAACCGTGGTGGCGCTCTTGATCACGTTCTTTTACACGGTCCTCCGGGATTGGGAAAAACAACTTTAGCAAATATTATCGCAAATGAATTGGGAGTTGGCTGCAAAATAACTTCAGGTCCTGTTTTGGATAAACCCGGAAGTTTGGCTGGATTACTCACGAATTTAGAAGAAAATGATGTTCTTTTTATCGATGAAATTCACCGACTTTCGCCGATTGTAGAAGAGTATTTATATTCAGCGATGGAAGATTATAAAATCGACATTATGCTGGAAAGCGGTCCGAATGCGAGAAGTGTTCAGATTGGGTTAAATCCTTTTACTTTGGTTGGAGCAACGACCAGAAGTGGGATGTTGACAAAACCAATGTTGGCGAGATTCGGAATTCAGTCGAGATTAGAATATTATACGATCGAACTTTTATCAATGATCATTGAAAGAAGTGCGCGGGTTTTAGATATTAAAATCTATGAAGATGCGGCTATGGAAATCGCGAGAAGAAGTCGTGGAACGCCCAGAATTGCAAATGCACTTTTGAGAAGGGTTCGGGATTTCGCGGAGATTAAAGGAAATGGCGAAATTGAAATTAATATTACGAAATATGCTTTAAACTCCTTGAATGTTGATGAATTTGGATTGGATGACATGGACAATCGAATTATGCGCGTGATGATCGAGAACTTCCGAGGGAAACCGGTGGGAATTTCTGCGTTGGCTACTTCGATTGGAGAAAATCCGGAAACTCTGGAAGAGGTTTATGAACCGTTTTTGATTCAGGAAGGTTTTATTATTCGAACACCGAGAGGAAGAGAAGTGACGGAGAAAGCGTATAAACATTTGAATATTTCGATTCCGAAAAGACCGGATGAACTATTTTAG
- a CDS encoding transporter, whose product MIADSDFHFKNYSFILASDKQLTENFGSSLGTGFVKEDDDDFYFLSFGLDYSLGERWAIFGEYYGYFNSTLSPEHGSDFGITYLASPRLQLDLSLGSTLRNISDQYFLSTGISYQFR is encoded by the coding sequence TTGATCGCAGATTCCGATTTCCACTTTAAAAACTATTCCTTCATATTAGCCTCAGATAAACAACTCACAGAAAACTTCGGCAGCTCCTTGGGAACCGGCTTTGTGAAAGAAGACGATGACGATTTTTATTTTCTTTCTTTTGGTCTGGATTATAGTTTGGGGGAACGGTGGGCAATATTCGGCGAATATTATGGTTATTTCAACTCAACACTATCTCCCGAACATGGCTCCGATTTTGGCATTACTTATTTAGCATCTCCCCGACTGCAACTGGATTTATCGTTAGGAAGTACTCTTCGAAATATTTCTGATCAATATTTTTTAAGTACCGGAATTTCTTATCAGTTCAGATAA
- a CDS encoding MFS transporter, producing MFSTPQKQRIALSSYFFLSGLCFSTWASRIPTIKAIFNLTEGDLGNLLMIMPASAIIGIPLSGWLVAKYDSRIPLQFASVLFLLSLFSIGWGFSLVGLVISLVVFSIALRIINVAINTQSLSIQEKFEKRIMGKFHGVWSIGGIAGVLFSTIMIKYEVSIFWHFLITMLFGLLIIIGMFPFLIKNDKAKTSNPFKFQKPSKYISLLGFIVFFAAVCEGGMYDWNGVYLKEIVNQEVFTYGYLLFMVCMTISRLTIDNLMSRFGMQKLFITSSVLIVSGVLLAILFPFLVPVLIGFCMVGFGVSGLFPMTFILAGKAKKYSVPIVISIISTYSTVGMFLGPPIIGYLASAFGLQKAFITFIVAGLMFIPLSKMVFDHLKKTS from the coding sequence ATGTTTTCAACACCTCAAAAGCAAAGAATTGCCCTATCGTCCTATTTCTTTTTATCAGGACTTTGTTTTTCTACCTGGGCTTCCAGAATCCCCACCATCAAAGCAATTTTTAATCTTACGGAAGGAGATTTAGGAAATCTCTTAATGATCATGCCTGCAAGCGCGATTATCGGAATTCCTCTTTCGGGTTGGTTGGTCGCAAAATATGACAGCCGAATTCCTTTGCAATTTGCCAGCGTACTTTTTCTGCTGTCTTTATTTTCGATTGGTTGGGGTTTTTCATTGGTTGGACTTGTAATTTCCCTGGTTGTATTTTCAATAGCGCTCCGAATTATTAATGTCGCAATTAATACACAATCACTTTCTATTCAGGAGAAATTCGAGAAGAGAATCATGGGGAAATTTCACGGGGTTTGGAGCATTGGTGGTATTGCGGGTGTACTTTTTTCAACAATCATGATTAAATATGAAGTCTCGATATTTTGGCACTTTTTGATAACCATGCTGTTTGGGCTTTTAATAATTATCGGCATGTTTCCTTTCCTCATCAAAAATGATAAAGCCAAAACAAGCAACCCTTTTAAATTTCAAAAACCCAGCAAATACATTTCCCTACTTGGTTTCATCGTCTTTTTCGCCGCAGTTTGTGAAGGCGGAATGTATGACTGGAACGGCGTTTATCTAAAAGAAATTGTTAACCAGGAAGTTTTCACGTATGGATATTTACTGTTCATGGTATGTATGACGATTTCCAGATTAACCATTGATAATTTGATGAGTCGATTTGGAATGCAGAAACTGTTCATCACAAGTTCAGTTCTTATCGTTTCCGGAGTTCTTCTTGCAATACTCTTTCCCTTTCTTGTGCCCGTTCTTATTGGATTTTGCATGGTAGGATTTGGAGTCTCCGGCCTTTTTCCAATGACGTTTATTCTTGCCGGTAAAGCAAAAAAATATTCGGTTCCGATTGTGATTTCGATTATCAGCACGTATTCTACGGTCGGTATGTTTTTAGGCCCGCCAATTATTGGTTATCTTGCAAGTGCCTTTGGATTGCAAAAAGCATTTATCACTTTTATTGTCGCTGGATTAATGTTTATTCCACTTTCCAAAATGGTTTTTGATCATTTAAAAAAGACCAGTTAG
- the hutI gene encoding imidazolonepropionase, protein MKLIGPFKQIVTLANLPLRGKLSDDQLEIINDGGLLIKDGKIETADSFQKLKDQFPNIEVENIEGEQICLPAFVDSHTHICFGGNRANDFAMRNAGKTYLEIAETGGGIWSSVQHTRSASEEELLKTTLERINFLISQGITTIEIKSGYGLDVESELKMLRVIKKAQTFTQATLIPTCLSAHLKPRDFEGSSQEYLQYIIDEILPKVKEENLAERVDIFIEKSAFLPEESKAFLLKAKELGFEITVHADQFTSGSSRIAVEVGAKSADHLEATIDEDIEFLAQSETVATALPGASLGLGEKFTPARKILDANGILAIASDWNPGSAPMGNLITQASILATFEKLSTAEVLAGITFRSAFALSLEDRGTLAKGMKADFVTFKTDNFQNVLYHQGSLKAENVYIDGEKF, encoded by the coding sequence ATGAAATTAATCGGTCCTTTCAAACAAATTGTTACACTTGCCAATCTTCCTTTGCGTGGAAAACTTTCAGATGATCAACTCGAAATTATCAATGATGGCGGACTTTTAATTAAAGATGGAAAAATAGAAACCGCAGATTCTTTTCAAAAATTAAAAGATCAATTTCCAAATATAGAAGTCGAAAATATAGAAGGTGAACAAATCTGCTTGCCGGCTTTCGTAGATTCTCACACGCATATTTGTTTTGGGGGAAACCGCGCCAATGACTTTGCCATGCGAAATGCGGGAAAAACTTATTTAGAAATCGCCGAAACTGGCGGTGGAATCTGGAGTTCGGTTCAGCATACAAGATCGGCGAGCGAAGAGGAATTATTAAAAACAACTTTAGAAAGAATCAACTTCTTGATTTCACAAGGAATTACTACGATTGAAATAAAATCCGGTTATGGTTTAGATGTTGAAAGTGAACTGAAAATGTTGCGTGTCATTAAAAAAGCACAAACATTTACACAAGCGACTTTAATTCCAACTTGTCTTTCTGCGCATTTAAAACCCAGAGATTTTGAAGGAAGTTCACAGGAATATTTACAATATATTATTGATGAAATTTTACCCAAAGTAAAAGAAGAAAATCTAGCAGAACGAGTTGATATTTTCATTGAAAAATCGGCTTTTTTACCCGAAGAAAGCAAAGCGTTTTTATTGAAAGCAAAAGAATTAGGTTTTGAAATTACCGTTCACGCGGATCAATTTACTTCAGGAAGTTCAAGAATTGCCGTGGAAGTTGGTGCAAAATCAGCCGATCATTTGGAAGCAACAATTGATGAAGATATTGAATTTTTAGCGCAGTCAGAAACAGTCGCAACTGCACTTCCGGGAGCGAGTTTAGGTTTGGGAGAAAAGTTTACGCCAGCCCGTAAAATTTTAGATGCAAATGGAATTTTAGCCATCGCATCCGATTGGAATCCCGGTTCTGCACCGATGGGAAATTTAATTACTCAGGCTAGTATTTTAGCGACTTTTGAAAAATTATCCACGGCTGAAGTTTTAGCGGGAATTACTTTCCGTTCGGCTTTCGCTTTGAGTTTAGAAGATCGCGGAACTCTAGCAAAAGGAATGAAAGCAGATTTCGTTACTTTTAAAACAGATAATTTCCAGAATGTACTTTATCATCAAGGAAGTTTAAAAGCGGAAAACGTTTACATTGACGGTGAAAAGTTTTAA
- the paaB gene encoding 1,2-phenylacetyl-CoA epoxidase subunit PaaB has protein sequence MSNLDMWEVFIQTKPGLSHKHAGTVQAATAEMALQAARDVYTRRMEGTSIWVVPSKYLVTSEGIDKEAFFDPADDKLYRHPTFYEIPNDVKNM, from the coding sequence ATGAGCAACTTAGATATGTGGGAAGTTTTTATACAAACAAAACCGGGACTTTCCCATAAACACGCAGGAACTGTGCAGGCAGCAACGGCGGAAATGGCACTACAGGCAGCGAGAGACGTTTACACGAGAAGAATGGAAGGAACCTCAATTTGGGTCGTTCCAAGTAAATATTTGGTGACTTCGGAAGGAATTGATAAAGAAGCATTCTTCGATCCGGCCGATGATAAACTCTATCGCCACCCGACTTTTTACGAGATCCCTAATGATGTGAAAAATATGTAA